From a single Candidatus Baltobacteraceae bacterium genomic region:
- a CDS encoding dihydrolipoyllysine-residue acetyltransferase, with product MADTLEVRVPDIGDFKDVPVIEVLVKPGDRIKKDDSLVTLESEKASMEVPSEREGVVKDVSVKVGDRVSKGTVLLTLEGAPAGRAPQDDKAHHAEVQPEESPRSAGAQTIELRVPDLGDFKDIPVIDVLVKPGDRIEKEAPLVTLESEKASMDIPASAGGTIEDVRVKAGDKVSRGTVIATIVAPSVGGPSSFETPAARAPQDDVPQPPKAPSNGIIHASPAIRRFARELGVDLHGVSGSGPHGRVTREDVQGFVKRALTQSGASAGTATFAGLPAWPKVDFAQYGPIERKPLPRIKKFSGPNLHRNWLQIPHITNYDEADITDLEVFRNEVNAEQSKTGAAKLTMLAFLIKASVAALARYPDFNTSLDGEELVYKRYYNVGFAADTPNGLVVPVLKDADKKGLLEIARESAELAAKARDGKLGMAEMQGGTFTISSIGGIGGTQFTQIVNAPEVAILGATRAATKPVWDGSAFVPRLILPISVSYDHRVIDGAGAARFLVYLASLLRDFRRVSL from the coding sequence ATGGCTGATACGCTCGAAGTCCGCGTCCCCGACATCGGTGATTTCAAGGACGTGCCGGTAATCGAAGTCCTGGTCAAGCCGGGCGATCGCATCAAGAAAGACGATTCGCTCGTCACGCTCGAGAGCGAAAAGGCGTCGATGGAAGTGCCGAGCGAGCGCGAGGGCGTGGTGAAAGACGTCAGCGTGAAGGTCGGCGACAGAGTTTCGAAAGGTACCGTGCTGCTGACGCTGGAGGGTGCGCCCGCCGGGCGGGCTCCTCAGGATGACAAAGCGCATCACGCCGAGGTGCAACCCGAAGAGTCGCCTCGAAGCGCGGGTGCGCAAACCATCGAGCTGCGCGTTCCCGATCTCGGCGATTTCAAAGACATTCCGGTCATCGACGTCTTGGTCAAGCCGGGCGATCGCATCGAAAAAGAAGCGCCGCTCGTGACGCTCGAATCCGAAAAAGCCTCGATGGACATTCCCGCGAGCGCCGGCGGCACGATCGAAGACGTGCGCGTGAAAGCGGGCGACAAAGTCTCACGAGGAACGGTGATCGCTACGATCGTCGCCCCGAGCGTGGGCGGTCCGTCGTCCTTCGAGACGCCCGCTGCGCGGGCTCCTCAGGATGACGTGCCCCAGCCGCCAAAAGCGCCATCGAACGGCATCATTCACGCAAGTCCGGCGATTCGCCGGTTCGCGCGCGAGCTCGGCGTCGATCTCCACGGGGTGAGCGGGAGCGGTCCGCACGGACGCGTCACCCGCGAAGACGTGCAGGGCTTCGTCAAACGCGCGCTCACGCAAAGCGGCGCGAGCGCCGGCACGGCAACGTTTGCGGGTCTGCCGGCGTGGCCGAAAGTCGACTTCGCACAATACGGGCCGATCGAGCGCAAGCCGCTGCCGCGAATCAAGAAGTTTTCTGGACCGAATCTCCATCGCAATTGGCTGCAGATCCCGCATATCACAAATTACGACGAAGCCGACATTACCGATCTGGAAGTCTTTCGGAACGAAGTGAACGCGGAGCAGAGTAAGACGGGCGCTGCGAAACTGACGATGCTCGCCTTTCTGATCAAAGCATCGGTAGCTGCGTTGGCGCGCTATCCCGACTTTAATACCTCGCTCGACGGCGAAGAGTTGGTCTACAAACGATACTACAACGTCGGCTTCGCCGCCGACACGCCGAACGGCTTGGTCGTTCCCGTGCTCAAGGACGCCGATAAGAAAGGCTTGCTCGAGATCGCGCGAGAGAGCGCGGAACTTGCGGCCAAAGCGCGCGACGGCAAGCTCGGCATGGCGGAGATGCAGGGCGGAACGTTCACGATCTCATCGATCGGCGGCATCGGCGGCACGCAGTTCACGCAGATCGTGAACGCACCCGAAGTCGCGATCCTCGGCGCGACGCGCGCGGCCACCAAACCGGTTTGGGACGGCAGTGCGTTCGTGCCGCGGCTGATCCTCCCGATCAGCGTGAGTTACGATCATCGGGTCATCGACGGCGCAGGAGCTGCGCGATTCCTCGTATATCTCGCGTCGCTCCTGCGCGATTTTCGCCGCGTGTCGTTGTAG
- a CDS encoding WYL domain-containing protein, with translation MKADRLVSLLLLLQSAPRRTARDLAKRLEVCERTIYRDVDALCASGVPVYAERGPDGGIALADGYRKALTHFAEDEVRALFISGSAILADLGLGANLDRALEKLRGGFSDVQRKAAEKARGRIHIDQRRWYQSDPPLERLALLRRAVWDDRCLEIVYEDRQKARTTRGVEPYGLVSKAGVWYLVARTAEGYRSFRVERMCDVRERGERFERDAAFDLDAYWRTSSERMREGLEHFPVTLRVRRDAVDMITGFWPTRWIDRGGDRLLCVDFMSERAAISHLVTWGDAVDLIEPLSLCAGVLEHARELCDRYERQSARQ, from the coding sequence ATGAAGGCTGACCGGCTCGTCTCGCTGCTGCTCTTGCTCCAATCGGCTCCGCGCCGGACCGCCCGCGACTTGGCGAAACGCCTCGAGGTCTGCGAGCGCACGATCTACCGCGACGTCGATGCGCTTTGCGCTTCGGGCGTGCCCGTCTACGCGGAGCGTGGCCCCGACGGCGGCATCGCACTTGCCGACGGATACCGCAAGGCGCTCACGCACTTCGCCGAGGACGAAGTCCGCGCGCTCTTCATCTCCGGTTCGGCGATCCTCGCCGACCTTGGCTTGGGCGCCAACCTGGACCGCGCGCTCGAGAAGCTTCGCGGCGGATTCTCCGACGTGCAGCGCAAGGCGGCGGAAAAGGCGCGCGGCCGCATTCATATCGATCAGCGCCGCTGGTATCAGAGTGATCCGCCGCTCGAGCGGCTTGCATTGCTGCGCCGCGCGGTGTGGGACGATCGCTGCCTCGAGATCGTCTACGAAGACCGGCAAAAGGCGCGCACGACTCGTGGTGTCGAGCCGTACGGGCTGGTTTCTAAAGCGGGCGTGTGGTATCTGGTCGCGCGAACGGCGGAGGGCTATCGCAGCTTTCGCGTCGAGCGAATGTGTGACGTGCGCGAACGCGGCGAACGGTTCGAGCGCGATGCGGCCTTCGACCTCGACGCGTACTGGCGCACGAGTTCGGAGCGGATGCGCGAGGGCCTGGAGCACTTCCCCGTGACGCTGCGCGTGCGGCGCGACGCGGTCGACATGATTACCGGCTTTTGGCCGACGCGTTGGATTGATCGCGGCGGGGACCGTCTCCTCTGTGTCGATTTCATGAGCGAACGCGCGGCCATTTCACATCTGGTTACCTGGGGCGACGCGGTCGACCTGATCGAGCCGCTTTCTTTATGTGCGGGCGTGCTCGAGCATGCTCGCGAGCTGTGCGATCGCTACGAGCGTCAATCGGCCAGGCAATAG
- a CDS encoding EamA family transporter has translation MLLRYLILGGAQLAVGAAAIFARYALTGAAPLAVAAARMCIAATALLALRAFDRKSERTSRGQRTILWCAGVALALHFATWIASLDYTTVAISTLLVSASPLWTALYDGLVRRRRFPLTVPLAFVAATLGLILITSSHHSAPPYPGHATLGALLALLGSVAFAAYLLLVREVRSVLRTRTIVLNTYTCAAIVLVLAAAVAHQGPPALHSTTAWGGILAMALVSQLLGHTGMNAALRWFSPSAVSFSTLLEPVIAAFLALLLFGEQLSGLAIAGAILLLGAIGLAIWTAPD, from the coding sequence ATACTGCTTCGCTATCTGATCCTCGGCGGCGCCCAACTTGCGGTTGGCGCCGCCGCTATTTTTGCGCGCTACGCGTTGACCGGAGCTGCGCCGCTTGCCGTCGCAGCAGCGCGGATGTGCATCGCCGCGACGGCACTGCTTGCGCTGCGCGCATTCGATCGGAAAAGCGAACGCACGAGCCGCGGTCAACGCACGATCCTTTGGTGCGCCGGCGTCGCCCTGGCGCTCCACTTTGCCACCTGGATCGCCTCACTCGACTACACCACCGTCGCGATTTCCACGCTGCTGGTTTCCGCCTCGCCCTTGTGGACCGCCCTCTACGACGGACTGGTTCGACGCCGGCGCTTTCCGCTCACGGTCCCGCTCGCGTTCGTGGCCGCCACGCTGGGCTTGATACTGATCACGAGTTCGCACCACAGCGCGCCGCCCTATCCCGGACATGCGACCCTGGGAGCGCTGCTCGCGCTGCTCGGTAGCGTGGCCTTTGCGGCCTATCTCCTGCTCGTGCGCGAGGTACGCAGCGTGTTGCGCACGCGCACGATCGTGCTCAACACCTACACCTGCGCCGCGATCGTACTGGTTCTCGCCGCCGCAGTCGCACATCAGGGGCCGCCGGCGCTTCACTCCACTACCGCCTGGGGCGGAATTTTGGCGATGGCGCTGGTTTCGCAGCTCTTGGGTCACACCGGCATGAACGCCGCGCTGCGCTGGTTCTCCCCGAGCGCGGTCTCGTTCTCCACCCTCCTCGAGCCCGTGATCGCGGCATTTCTCGCGCTGCTGCTCTTCGGCGAGCAGCTCTCCGGTCTCGCGATCGCCGGCGCCATACTGCTCCTAGGGGCGATTGGCTTGGCAATTTGGACTGCTCCGGACTGA
- a CDS encoding TMEM175 family protein, protein MPTHERDERLVHRLESFSDVVIGFSLALLSLTLVIPQHVTELIRNTWWMVAYVWTYAVIASIWYNHQRLFSVYFVVRPYTIVLNFFLLSTLGLMVYFVQVFVHVQSDFDKIWTFLVYFLIQGLSGLAIGVLYSIGVRARWNQLDPHERYVGILHGSRSLIAGASILLGIGVSALRPARTMDDALPLAYAALAGLLLARVGARLLKSRIVGVQTVR, encoded by the coding sequence GTGCCGACGCACGAGCGTGACGAGCGCTTAGTCCACCGGTTGGAATCGTTCTCCGACGTGGTCATCGGGTTCAGCCTCGCACTCCTCAGCCTCACCCTCGTGATTCCACAGCACGTCACCGAGCTCATCCGCAATACGTGGTGGATGGTCGCATACGTGTGGACATACGCCGTGATTGCGTCGATCTGGTACAACCACCAGCGTCTATTTTCGGTGTACTTCGTGGTGCGGCCGTACACGATCGTGTTGAATTTCTTCTTGCTCTCGACGCTCGGCCTGATGGTCTATTTCGTGCAGGTCTTCGTGCACGTACAAAGCGATTTCGACAAGATCTGGACTTTTCTCGTGTATTTCCTCATCCAAGGTCTTAGCGGCTTGGCGATAGGCGTGCTCTACTCGATCGGGGTACGTGCGCGCTGGAATCAGCTCGACCCGCACGAGCGCTACGTCGGGATCCTCCACGGAAGCCGCAGTCTCATCGCCGGCGCCTCCATTCTGCTCGGCATTGGGGTGAGCGCGCTCAGGCCGGCCCGAACGATGGACGACGCGCTTCCCTTAGCGTACGCCGCCCTCGCCGGACTCTTGCTCGCGCGCGTCGGCGCGCGACTGCTCAAGTCGAGGATCGTCGGCGTTCAGACCGTGCGCTGA
- a CDS encoding GGDEF domain-containing protein translates to MKEETSDGIAFLTERIDAVERERDALLERSQLLEQLARSFVDVIAARDERELASQALRAAVVGLGFTRSIWFRIEGAHAMSALYELDGPSVTESEYGGTLPEGSTLYRVTTGDSDIVTGWASDADAPLFDTRRRFAAASVRAGSGDAYLFYADGSNDRGGSSWSLNSMRELALHASFALERMRLSAELERLAMHDSLTGLFNRRALMERLAAELRTINRTGETLAFAMIDIDDFKHINDTRGHAGGDAALVTVATVLRTQTRDIDVPARFAGDEFSLILPRTDRDAAQAALKRILDALRTHALSASIGAAFATPGMPPSELMRRADDAVYQAKAAGKNCYCLAD, encoded by the coding sequence GTGAAGGAAGAGACCTCGGACGGCATCGCCTTCCTCACCGAACGCATCGATGCGGTCGAGCGCGAGCGCGACGCGTTGCTCGAGCGCTCGCAACTGCTCGAGCAGCTCGCGCGCTCGTTCGTCGACGTCATTGCCGCTCGGGACGAGCGGGAACTCGCCTCCCAGGCGCTACGTGCGGCGGTCGTCGGCCTCGGTTTTACCCGCTCGATCTGGTTTCGAATCGAAGGCGCACATGCGATGAGCGCGCTCTACGAACTCGACGGTCCGAGCGTCACCGAATCGGAGTACGGCGGCACTTTGCCCGAAGGGTCGACGCTTTACCGCGTGACTACCGGCGACAGCGACATCGTTACCGGATGGGCGAGCGACGCGGACGCGCCATTGTTCGATACACGGCGACGCTTTGCCGCGGCGTCGGTGCGCGCGGGGTCCGGCGATGCGTATCTCTTCTACGCCGACGGATCCAACGACCGCGGCGGATCGAGCTGGAGCCTCAACTCAATGCGGGAGCTGGCGCTGCATGCCTCGTTCGCGCTCGAACGCATGAGGCTCTCAGCCGAACTCGAACGCCTCGCGATGCACGACTCGCTCACCGGATTGTTCAACCGGCGCGCCTTGATGGAACGATTGGCGGCCGAGCTGCGCACGATCAATCGCACCGGCGAAACGCTCGCCTTCGCAATGATCGACATCGACGATTTCAAGCACATCAACGACACTCGCGGCCATGCCGGAGGCGACGCCGCGCTGGTGACGGTCGCAACCGTGCTTCGCACGCAAACGCGCGACATCGACGTGCCCGCTCGTTTCGCAGGCGACGAATTCTCGCTCATTCTTCCGCGCACCGATCGAGACGCCGCGCAGGCTGCACTCAAGCGTATCCTCGACGCACTCCGCACTCATGCCCTTTCGGCCTCGATCGGCGCCGCATTTGCGACGCCGGGAATGCCCCCGAGCGAACTGATGCGCCGCGCCGACGACGCAGTCTACCAGGCTAAGGCCGCGGGCAAGAATTGCTATTGCCTGGCCGATTGA
- the acnA gene encoding aconitate hydratase AcnA — MNQNVKSFDAVGTLHAGERTYTYYRLDAVEKAGLTKLARLPYSLKILLENLLRFEDGRSVTRADIEALARWNPREQSEKEIAFRPARVLLQDFTGVPCVVDLAAMRDAMAAMGGDPKAINPLQPVELVIDHSVQIDYFGSNDALQKNAELEFERNRERYAFLKWGQSALDGFRAVPPDTGIVHQVNIEYLARVVFGGGGAGLAFDAKNALAYPDTAVGTDSHTTMVNGVGVLAWGVGGIEAEAAMLGQPVTMLIPEVIGVRLEGKLREGVTATDLVLTITEMLRKKGVVGKFVEFFGKGLSSLPVADRTTIGNMSPEFGSTCAIFPIDDRTLEYLRLTGRAPEHVALVEAYAKAQGLFRTDAMPDAEYTDVLHLDLAGVEPNLAGPRRPQDRVSLGDVKRTFNAAMDEWMEAREGKNGAVSRWQGEGGSQTATIALTKKDVSDGAVVIAAITSCTNTSNPSVLIGAGLLAKNAVERGLRSQPWVKTSLAPGSKVVTDYLAKAGLQPYLDELGFNIVGYGCTTCIGNSGPLPADVAETVAEQDLIVAAVLSGNRNFEGRIHPQVRANYLASPPLVVAYALTGRMDVDLTSEPLGTGRDGKPVYLSDVWPSNDEIAKTVTACVNDDMFKKRYADVFKGDEHWSKLQVAPSERYAWDPKSEYVKLPPYFENMPEAPAPLDDIKKARALAVFGDSITTDHISPAGNIAKTSPAAKYLIAHGIEPKDFNSYGARRGNHEVMVRGTFANVRLRNQLVPGVEGGVTRHLPSNEQMSIYDAAMKYKEEGTPLIVLAGKEYGSGSSRDWAAKGPYLLGVKAVIAESFERIHRSNLIGMGVLPLQFEAGADRSTYALTGEEFYDISGIEHGITPRMHAHVRATDPKTGKSVQFKVLVRIDTPDEAEYYRHGGILQYVLRQLRHHSN, encoded by the coding sequence ATGAATCAGAACGTCAAAAGCTTCGATGCGGTCGGTACGCTGCACGCCGGCGAGCGCACGTACACGTATTACCGTCTGGACGCCGTCGAAAAAGCCGGACTCACCAAGCTTGCGCGCTTGCCCTACAGCTTGAAGATTCTGCTCGAGAATCTGCTTCGTTTCGAAGACGGGCGTTCGGTTACGCGGGCCGACATCGAAGCACTGGCGCGCTGGAATCCACGCGAGCAATCCGAAAAAGAGATCGCGTTTCGCCCGGCGCGCGTGCTCTTGCAAGACTTTACCGGTGTGCCGTGCGTCGTGGATCTGGCCGCGATGCGCGATGCGATGGCGGCGATGGGCGGCGATCCGAAAGCGATCAATCCGTTGCAGCCCGTCGAGCTGGTCATCGATCACTCGGTGCAGATCGATTACTTCGGCTCGAACGACGCGCTTCAGAAAAATGCGGAGCTGGAATTCGAACGCAATCGCGAGCGCTACGCGTTTTTGAAATGGGGGCAGTCGGCGCTCGACGGTTTCCGCGCCGTGCCGCCGGACACCGGCATCGTGCATCAGGTGAACATCGAGTATCTCGCGCGCGTCGTCTTCGGCGGCGGCGGCGCGGGCCTTGCCTTCGATGCGAAGAACGCGCTCGCGTATCCCGACACCGCGGTAGGGACCGATTCCCACACCACGATGGTCAACGGCGTGGGCGTGCTGGCCTGGGGCGTCGGCGGCATCGAGGCCGAAGCGGCGATGCTGGGTCAACCGGTGACGATGCTCATTCCCGAGGTGATCGGCGTGCGGCTCGAAGGCAAGTTGCGCGAAGGCGTCACCGCCACCGATCTGGTGCTCACGATTACCGAGATGCTTCGCAAGAAGGGCGTGGTCGGCAAGTTCGTCGAGTTCTTCGGCAAGGGACTCTCCTCGCTGCCGGTGGCCGATCGCACGACGATCGGCAACATGTCGCCCGAATTCGGGTCGACCTGTGCGATCTTTCCGATCGACGACCGCACGCTCGAGTATCTGCGTTTGACCGGACGCGCGCCCGAACACGTCGCGCTGGTCGAAGCGTATGCGAAGGCGCAGGGGCTTTTCCGCACGGATGCGATGCCTGACGCCGAATATACCGACGTGCTGCATCTCGACCTGGCCGGCGTCGAGCCGAATCTTGCCGGTCCGCGCCGTCCGCAGGATCGCGTGAGTTTGGGCGACGTGAAGCGCACGTTCAACGCCGCGATGGACGAGTGGATGGAAGCGCGCGAAGGTAAGAACGGTGCGGTCTCGCGCTGGCAAGGCGAAGGCGGGAGCCAGACCGCGACGATCGCGCTCACCAAGAAAGACGTGAGCGACGGCGCGGTCGTGATCGCCGCGATCACCTCGTGCACGAACACCTCGAACCCGTCGGTGCTGATCGGCGCCGGTTTGCTTGCGAAGAACGCGGTCGAGCGCGGCCTGCGCAGCCAGCCGTGGGTCAAGACGTCGCTCGCGCCGGGATCGAAAGTCGTGACCGACTATCTGGCCAAAGCCGGATTACAGCCGTATCTCGACGAGCTCGGCTTCAACATCGTCGGCTACGGCTGCACCACGTGCATCGGGAATTCCGGCCCGCTGCCCGCCGACGTCGCCGAAACCGTTGCCGAACAGGATTTGATCGTTGCGGCCGTACTCTCGGGTAACCGCAATTTCGAGGGGCGCATCCATCCGCAGGTGCGCGCGAACTACTTGGCCTCGCCGCCGCTGGTCGTCGCGTATGCGCTCACCGGGCGCATGGACGTCGATTTGACGAGCGAGCCGCTCGGTACGGGCCGCGACGGAAAGCCCGTCTATTTGAGCGACGTGTGGCCGTCCAACGACGAGATTGCCAAGACCGTCACGGCGTGTGTAAACGACGACATGTTCAAGAAACGCTACGCCGACGTTTTCAAAGGCGACGAACATTGGTCGAAGCTGCAGGTGGCTCCCAGCGAACGCTACGCGTGGGATCCGAAATCGGAATACGTGAAGCTGCCGCCGTATTTCGAGAATATGCCCGAAGCGCCCGCGCCGCTTGACGATATCAAGAAAGCGCGCGCGCTGGCGGTCTTTGGCGATTCGATCACGACCGATCATATCTCGCCGGCCGGCAACATCGCCAAAACCTCACCCGCCGCCAAGTATCTGATCGCGCACGGCATCGAGCCGAAGGATTTCAACTCATACGGCGCGCGGCGCGGCAATCACGAGGTGATGGTGCGCGGCACGTTTGCCAACGTGCGCTTGCGCAACCAGCTCGTCCCCGGTGTCGAGGGCGGCGTGACCCGCCATCTTCCTTCGAACGAGCAGATGTCGATCTACGATGCGGCGATGAAGTATAAGGAAGAAGGTACCCCGCTCATCGTGCTTGCCGGCAAGGAGTACGGTTCGGGATCTTCGCGCGATTGGGCAGCCAAAGGCCCGTATCTGTTGGGTGTGAAGGCGGTGATCGCCGAATCGTTCGAGCGCATTCACCGCAGCAATCTGATCGGGATGGGCGTGCTCCCGTTGCAGTTCGAAGCCGGGGCGGATCGCTCGACCTATGCCTTGACCGGCGAGGAGTTCTACGACATCAGCGGTATCGAGCATGGCATCACCCCGCGCATGCACGCACACGTGCGCGCGACCGATCCGAAAACCGGCAAATCGGTGCAGTTCAAGGTGCTGGTACGGATCGATACGCCCGACGAAGCCGAGTACTATCGCCACGGCGGGATATTACAATACGTCTTGCGCCAGCTACGGCATCACTCGAACTAG
- the aceE gene encoding pyruvate dehydrogenase (acetyl-transferring), homodimeric type, which yields MKTDPDPQETQEWLESMRAVVAVEGPDRARELLERLVDEAQRGGAHVSLGLETPYVNTIPPNKEPPMPGDPELEARLRHYVRWNAMAMVVRANKVSSELGGHVATFASAATLYDVGFNHFFRAPSETFGGDMVFFQGHSSPGIYARAFLEGRITHEQLENFRQEVDHKGISSYPHPWLMPDFWQYPTVSMGLGPIMSIYQAHFMRYVHDRGFRDTTGRKVWAFVGDGETDEPETLGAISLAGREKLDNLIWVINANLQRLDGPVRGNGKIIQELERVFRGAGWNVIKVIWGSGWDKLLDNDASGRLVQLMNETVDGDYQTYKSRNGKYVRDEFFGRYPETAALVADWSDDEIWALMRGGHDPVKVYAAYKAAVEHTGEPTVILAKTIKGYGMGDAGEGLNIAHQAKKMDVEDMRAFRDRFYLPISDAEIPNVPFYHPPEDSEEMRYLRERIKAQGSLPQRRRKSESLAVPELSAFDAQLQSTGDREISTTMAFVRILNTATRDATIGPRIVPIVADESRTFGMEGMFRQLGIYSSIGQLYHPQDAEQLMWYREDKHGQILQEGINEAGAISSWIAAGTSYSNHDLPMVPFYIFYSMFGFQRVGDLAWAAGDSRTRGFLLGGTSGRTTLNGEGLQHEDGHSQVFASFIPNCRSYDPTYGYEVAVIIQDGLRRMLTEQEDVYYYITLLNENYTHPAMPQGAADGILRGIYLLRDGGKAAKNQPRVQLMGCGAILREVLAAADLLAGDWNVASDVWSVTSFNELARDGVECARQNLFHPEAKPRVPYVASSLAGRDGPVVASTDYIRLFAESIRPHLGGRRYATLGTDGYGRSDYRRKLRAFFEVDRHYVAASALHALAQEGTIDASVVSKAIAKYGIDPAKANPVTV from the coding sequence ATGAAAACCGATCCTGATCCGCAGGAGACCCAGGAGTGGCTCGAATCGATGCGCGCGGTCGTCGCGGTCGAAGGACCGGATCGTGCGCGCGAACTGCTCGAGCGGCTCGTCGATGAAGCGCAGCGCGGCGGCGCGCATGTGTCACTCGGCCTGGAAACGCCGTACGTCAATACGATTCCGCCGAATAAAGAGCCGCCGATGCCGGGCGACCCCGAGCTGGAAGCGCGGCTCCGGCACTACGTGCGCTGGAACGCGATGGCGATGGTCGTGCGCGCGAACAAAGTGAGTTCGGAGCTCGGCGGGCACGTGGCAACCTTTGCATCGGCCGCGACGCTTTACGACGTCGGCTTCAATCACTTCTTCCGTGCTCCGTCCGAAACGTTCGGCGGCGACATGGTCTTCTTTCAGGGTCACAGTTCACCCGGTATTTACGCGCGCGCGTTTCTCGAAGGACGCATCACGCACGAGCAACTCGAGAACTTTCGGCAAGAGGTCGACCACAAAGGCATTTCGTCGTATCCGCACCCGTGGCTGATGCCGGACTTCTGGCAATATCCGACGGTCTCGATGGGCCTGGGGCCGATCATGTCGATCTATCAGGCGCACTTCATGCGCTACGTCCACGATCGGGGTTTTCGTGATACGACCGGGCGAAAAGTGTGGGCGTTCGTCGGCGACGGTGAAACCGACGAGCCCGAAACGCTGGGGGCGATCTCACTCGCCGGACGGGAAAAGCTCGACAACCTGATCTGGGTGATCAACGCGAACCTCCAGCGTCTGGACGGACCGGTGCGCGGCAACGGCAAGATCATCCAAGAGCTCGAGCGCGTCTTCCGCGGCGCCGGTTGGAACGTCATCAAAGTCATTTGGGGCAGCGGTTGGGACAAGCTGCTCGATAACGACGCAAGCGGACGGCTCGTACAATTGATGAACGAGACGGTCGACGGCGATTATCAGACGTACAAATCGCGCAACGGCAAATACGTGCGCGACGAGTTCTTCGGCCGCTATCCGGAAACCGCGGCGCTGGTCGCCGATTGGAGCGACGACGAGATTTGGGCGCTGATGCGCGGCGGACACGATCCGGTCAAGGTGTATGCCGCCTACAAGGCCGCGGTCGAACACACGGGCGAGCCGACGGTCATTCTCGCCAAGACGATCAAGGGCTACGGCATGGGCGACGCCGGCGAAGGGCTCAACATCGCGCACCAAGCCAAGAAGATGGACGTGGAAGATATGCGGGCGTTCCGCGATCGCTTCTATCTGCCGATCAGCGACGCGGAGATTCCGAACGTCCCGTTTTATCATCCGCCGGAAGACTCCGAGGAGATGCGCTACTTACGCGAACGGATCAAGGCGCAAGGGTCGCTGCCGCAGCGCCGCCGCAAATCCGAATCGCTTGCCGTTCCCGAGCTTTCCGCCTTCGATGCGCAACTGCAGAGCACGGGCGATCGCGAAATCTCCACCACGATGGCATTCGTGCGGATTCTCAACACGGCGACGCGTGATGCGACCATCGGTCCGCGCATCGTGCCGATCGTCGCCGACGAATCGCGCACGTTCGGCATGGAGGGGATGTTCCGGCAACTCGGCATCTATTCGTCGATCGGTCAACTCTATCACCCGCAAGACGCCGAGCAGCTGATGTGGTACCGCGAGGACAAGCACGGCCAGATTCTTCAAGAAGGTATCAACGAGGCCGGTGCGATCTCGTCCTGGATTGCCGCCGGCACCTCGTATTCCAACCACGATCTGCCGATGGTCCCGTTCTACATCTTTTACTCGATGTTCGGATTTCAGCGCGTCGGCGACCTGGCGTGGGCGGCCGGCGACTCGCGCACCCGCGGTTTCCTGCTCGGCGGAACGTCCGGCCGCACGACGCTCAACGGCGAAGGACTTCAGCACGAGGACGGACACAGCCAAGTCTTCGCATCGTTCATTCCGAATTGCCGCAGCTACGACCCCACCTACGGATACGAAGTCGCGGTGATCATCCAGGACGGCCTGCGGCGCATGCTGACCGAGCAAGAAGACGTGTATTATTACATCACGCTCCTCAACGAGAACTATACGCACCCGGCGATGCCTCAGGGCGCGGCCGACGGCATCCTGCGCGGCATCTACTTGCTGCGGGACGGCGGCAAGGCGGCGAAGAATCAGCCGCGCGTCCAACTGATGGGCTGCGGCGCGATCCTGCGCGAAGTGTTGGCCGCAGCCGATCTGCTCGCCGGCGACTGGAACGTTGCAAGCGACGTGTGGAGCGTAACCAGTTTCAACGAGCTGGCACGGGACGGGGTGGAATGTGCGCGCCAGAACCTGTTCCATCCCGAAGCCAAGCCGCGCGTACCATACGTTGCGAGCAGCCTAGCCGGACGCGACGGTCCGGTCGTTGCTTCCACCGACTACATCCGGCTGTTCGCCGAATCGATCCGCCCGCATTTGGGTGGCCGGCGCTACGCCACGCTCGGGACCGACGGATACGGCCGCAGTGACTACCGGCGCAAATTGCGCGCGTTCTTCGAAGTCGACCGTCACTACGTCGCGGCCAGCGCGCTGCACGCGCTCGCGCAGGAGGGGACGATCGATGCGAGCGTGGTGAGCAAGGCGATCGCCAAGTATGGTATCGATCCGGCCAAAGCCAATCCGGTAACGGTGTAA
- a CDS encoding VOC family protein: MSKATGIDAVYYSVRDVARASAFYKTLLDVSETVWESEHGAEYVLADGTAFGIGKLAEHRASGCVLFAVPDLEALRGRVAQLGGTLDGEVRTLPVCVQQWCFDPDGNSFVLHQRTV, translated from the coding sequence ATGAGTAAAGCAACGGGTATCGACGCCGTCTATTATTCCGTGCGCGACGTCGCGCGCGCGAGCGCGTTCTATAAAACGCTGCTGGACGTGAGCGAAACCGTCTGGGAGAGCGAACACGGCGCCGAGTACGTCCTGGCCGATGGAACGGCATTCGGCATCGGCAAGCTCGCTGAGCACCGCGCCTCGGGGTGCGTGCTTTTCGCCGTGCCCGACCTCGAGGCGCTGCGCGGCCGCGTCGCGCAGCTCGGCGGAACGCTCGACGGTGAGGTGCGCACGCTACCGGTCTGCGTGCAGCAGTGGTGCTTCGATCCGGACGGCAACTCGTTCGTGCTCCATCAGCGCACGGTCTGA